The region ACTTTCAAGTAGACTCATGTGGAGTCATAGGAGTGTTCATGTCCAAGCGCAAACAATATAGCCCGGAGTTCAAACGGGAGGCCGTAGAACTGGCCCGTCGCTCAGGCACCAGCTGTCGTCAGATAGCTCAAGAGATCGGGGTGGCGCCAAGCTTGCTAAATCGCTGGGTGCGTGAGGCGCGAGCAGCTGAGAAGCCTTTTCCCGGCACAGGCAACCCGCGAGATGAAGAACTTGCCCGCCTCAAGCGCGAGCTGGCCCGAGTGACGAAGGAACGTGATTTTTTAAAAGACGCGGCAGCGTACTTTGCCAGGGAATCATCGAACGGTACTCGGTGATCCAGCGCTGCCGCAACGAGTACCCAGTCCGACTGATGTGCCGTTGTTTGAAGGTGTCTGCCAGTGGCTATTACGACTGGCAAGATCGTGAGCCAAGCCCACGCGCTCAGGATAATGCGCGCCTGATAAAGCGTATTCGTGAGATCCATGAGGATAGCCGCGGTGCAATAGGTGCGCCTCGCATGCACGAGGATCTCCTATTCGAAGGTGAAACCGCCAGCCTGAACCGTGTTGCTCGCTTGATGGCCGCAGAGCAAATTCAAGGTTGGCCGCGCAGGAAGAGACGTGGCTTTGGCCGAGTAACGTCTGGCCGCCCAGCAGGTGTGGAAAATCTACTGGAACGCGACTTCAATGCCTTGGAGCCGGAGCGCAAATGGGTCACGGATATCACGGAGATAGCCACGCTGGAGGGCAAGCTCTTCCTGTGTGTAGTGCTGGATCTGTACAGCAAGCTAGTGATTGGCTGGTCGATGCATCATCGCCAAGATAGGCAGATGGTCATCCGGGCAGTGGAGATGGCGATTTGACAGCGTCAGGGTAACTGGTCGGTCATTTTACATTCTGACAGGGGAAGCCAATTTACCAGCGTCGACTATCAGCGCTTTCTGAGCCGAAACACGCTGGTTTGCAGCATGAGTGCCGTTGGCCATTGTGGCGATAACGCGGCTTGTGAGGGCTTCTTCGGGCCAACTCAAGCGCGAGCGTGTTGCTCATCAATCGTACCGGACACTTGATGAAGCGCGAGCGGATCTGTTCGACTATATTGAGCGGTTTCATAACCCACGAATGCGTCGTAGAGTTGCTCAGCAAGATCTGAAGTTTTCGGCTCTTTAAAACCGTCCGTGGAAGCGGGGTAGAACCCTTTTCACGTAGTGATTCACATGAAATAATTCCTGCCAGATGTCTTCGTGCCCAGTCTGAGGCGGTACTCAAATAAGCCGCGTATACACTCATCACTAAAACCAGGTGGGCGCGATTTGGGCACAATCTGGGCACAGACGGTTTTTAAGAGTTCGCTCGTGATTTGAGCTAGATGTCATGCTTTTCAGCATTCGCGCGACGGGTAATTGAGTGCCGGTTGGGTGTGGCAAGAATCAATGTTTGATCTTGCCGACTTTGTTATCGTGCAAGTTATTGATTTTAAATAAGATGGCGCACCCGACTGGATTCGAACCAGTGACCCCCGCCTTCGGAGGGCGGTACTCTATCCAGCTGAGCTACGGGTGCGTTATAGAAATGCCTTCGGAGGGCAAAAATTAATGCATGTATGCGAAAGGTTTTAATTGATATAGATAGTTTTTAAGCGTGGATATCTCGCATAACACATTGATTAATAACTAAAAATAAGAACCACATTTTGTGCCATTTTAAGCCCATTTTGGTGGGCGCTTAATACACACAGGTACGTTTGGCACAAAATATGGCACATACTCTGAAGCGGCTTTTGACATAAAGCTTTTCGTGGGTACGCCGTTGTAAGAACGCGAGCTTAACTGGAACGCTCGCAGCAAGCCGTTCCGGAAAGTCTCGGTCAGGCAGCGTCAAAGGGGTCCGCGGGTTACGCTCTTTAGACGCTGAACGCCTGCAGTCGGCCACGACCTGCCGCTCAATTCCTCGACTGAACTACAGGAAAAGGATGATCTGAGTCATTCACGACCGATCTCGCGAATGACCGCTTCGGTCGGGGTCGGCCTGACTTCGTTTCAGAACAGCGTTTGATGAATAAGAGGCATCTAGCTTCTAGTGCTGGACGCCCCGGGTTATGCTGAAGTAGCTCCCTTGGTACTAAGTTGGCGTCAACTACCAAATCCATTTTCATGGTTCCGAAAATGCCTAAGAAACCGAATCCATCCAACACTGCAGCTCCCGCAACTGCACCGGCGGAAGGCGAACGTCGAGCACTCCGTGGATACATTGGCCAGTACGAGCGGGCGGGCGCTGCCATTTATGCTGCGCTCGAGCGCGACGAGCTGCTCTGGATCGGCGTCGCAGACCGCAACGCGGGTATTGCCGACGACTTGGTGCTCGGTTTCGATGGGGTGGTGGTCGGTCACCAGTTCAAGACGTCCAAGTTCCCAGGCACTTTCACTGTTGAGACGCTGTTTATTGGTGCCAACGGCCTGTTGAGGCCCCTGGTTCATGCTTGGCAGTGCCTGCGCAAGGACAACCCGGGAAGCCGGGTCGAGATTCGCCTGGTTGTTAATGACTTTCCGTCGATTACTGACAAGCCAGGCGATGGCACGCCGCCCCACAGCGCGGCATTTCTTGAGGAACTCCAACAGCATCCAAATCGGCCGCTAGCGGATTGGTACACGCAGGAATGGAGTCGACTGATCAACCACCTGCGCCGTGAAGCCGGCCTGGGCGATGACGACTTCGATTTTTTTTTGCACAGCCTCCGTGTGGTGTGCGGAGCTGCGGCGGACTTCATCCAGTCGCACAAATTGAACGCCGAGCAGGCGCGGCAGGCATCCGAGATTTCAAGCGTACTGCCCAAGCTGGTCGCCGATGCCCGCGACAAAGACAGGTGGACGCGTGACGAGCTGCTTCGTGAGCTTGGCTGGCGCGATCCCTCTAAGACGCTGCTCATCCAACGGTTCCCAGTCGGCGCCTATGTTCAGCGCAACCGTGACACTGAGGCCAAGCTGCTAGCCGCGCTGCATGCCGCCGACCAGGGCTACGTCTCACTCATAGGACCGCCTGGCTCCGGGAAGTCCACTCTCCTGCAGGTTGCGCTGGCCACTGAGGCTAATATCCGGCTCGTTCGCTACTTGGCGTACGTGCCAGGTGCTGCTCAAGGCGTGGGTCGCGGGGAGGCCGACAACTTCCTGACTGACGTCGGCACGCAGTTACGCAACAGCGGTTTGGTTGGACTGCGTCTTCGCGACGACTCGCTGCATGAGCGCCGAGAGCAGTTCGGCGTCCTGGTACAGCAGGCTGGTGAACGCTTCGACCGCGACGGGATCCGAACAATCATCGTCGTCGACGGGCTCGACCATGTGCCTCGCGAAGAGCGGCCGACCAATTCGCTTCTGGGCGAGCTGCCTCTTCCCGCTGCCATCCCCAACGGGGTTGTGTTCATCCTCGGCACGCAGCGGCTGGATCTCGCGAATCTGAAGCCCGCAGTAAGAGAGCAAGCGGAGAAAAGCGAGCGACAGGTTCTCATGGGACCTCTCGGCCGCGAGGAGGTCGCCCGGATGGCAGATGCGCTTGGCCTGCCTGCCGAGATTCCAAGATTGGATCTAAGCAATCTATCGCATGGCCACCCGCTGGCAACGCGCTACTTAATTCATGCGCTGTTGCACGCGGACGAAGCCGGCCGTAAGCACCTTCTCAGCGGTGGGATGCCGTTCGACGGCGATATTGAGACCGTGTACACCGCTGCTTGGCGCGAGATCGCAAGCGATGTCGATGCCATGGACGTGCTGGGCTACATCGCTCGTGCTGAGGCACCTGTGGACCTGCGGCTGCTGGCCACAATGGTCAAGGAGTCCGCGATTGAACGCGCTCTGATCGTTGCACGGCACCTGCTCCGTAGTTCATCCCAGGGGTGGAGCGTCTTCCACAACAGCTTTCGGCTGTTCGTCATCGCTCAACCTCGAACCCGCCTCGGAAGCGTCGATGCCGAATACTCGCAGCGCGTGTACCGCGACCTCGCCCAGTTGGCGAAGAACGCGCCGCCCGAATCGGCGCAGTACTGGCTTGAGTTGCGCTACCGCGCCCGTGCCGGCGACGGTGCCGATGTACTTGCGCTGGCGATGCCCGCTCGCTTCAGGCAGCAACTGGCTGACGGGCGTTCTATCGCCGAGATCCACGCCGATATCCGCCTGGCTCTGCTGGCAGTGCGTGGAACGCACGATGCGACCGCCTTCTCACGGCTGCTGCTGTGTCGTGACGAAGTGGGGCGGCGGGAAACTGCCCTTGAGTACGCCAACCAGCTTCCGCTGGCGATGCTAGCGGTTGGGGACATTGATGCAGCCCTGGCCTTCGTGCAGTACTTCCCCAGCCAGGGCTACGAGGTCGTCGACGCCCTGTTAGCGCGAGGGGACTTCGAGCGGGCGAAGGAACTGTTTGAAAGCCTCGAGCCACTGTCGCAGCTCCATACGTCCAAGTTCCAGAACCACGGGCACGACCACAACATAACGGAATTCGAGAGGTGGGCAAGGCGCGCCGTCCACTTCCGAGACACCGAGCAGATCCAGATAGCGATTGACCACCTCGCCGCAGAGGGGCTACGCCAGCCCGAAAAGGTGGATCCGCAAACTGTCGCCGCGCTGCAACTGCATCTGAGGAGGGAAGCCGCAGAGGCGATGCTCCTTCAGAAGGTTGGCGCCGATCCACAAGACCTCTGCAGCAAGCTCGGGGTAGCCAACGAAGACAAACCTTCGGTGATGGTTCACGCAGGTCTTGTGGCCAGTCGGCGTGGCGACGTTGCGCAAGCGCTTGCCCTGTTTGATGCTGCCGCCGCCCTTCCTGGCTTCGTAGAGGTACCCAACGGCTACCGACGCCGGATGGCACTAATTGCATTCGAAGCTGACCGTCGTGACCTAGCCGAGGCCCTGTTCGACAAGCTGGTCGCACCGATGATCTCTATGTGCGACGACGAGACGGACCTGGCTGGGCTGGGTAATCTGGTCGGTGCGGTGATGCATCACGCGAGGCTTTGCACGCTGCTCAATAAGCCGCTGCCAAGCGCGACACCGTCGAAGCACACCTTCCTTCATCCGTTCCAGCAGCACGCCTCGACGATAGGCGTGCTTCTAGGTCGCGCCGCCGTCGACAACGCGTCCGTGCCGGCCGGCAGCATCCAGGACGAAGCCCGCATTGCCCTTGGGTACGTCCTACGTCTGACATCAGAAGGCGGCAGCGAGTCATATCGCATCCAGCAGGCCTTCAAAGCGGTCCCCATGCTCGTGCCAGCGCTGCTGAGGCTCGGCGCCAAGCGCGGCGAGACTGAGTACCGTGCGGTACTTCGGGAAATTGACGCAGCCATCGCCTCATCGACGCTGGGGGGCACTGCGTACCTGCGACGCAGATTGGCCGTCGATGCGTATAGGGTTGACGGTGACCGGGTGGCGGCCGTCGATCGACTCAACGCACTCGTGGCGGAGCTTCAGGAGAGCACGCCGAGCGAGCAGATCGACGGGTTGGCCGATCTGGCCATCGCGTTGGCTGTGGTCGGGGACTTAGAGCGGGCCAAACAGTTGCTGGCGACGGTTCCCGAGCAATGCCTTGGCTACGCGTTGGCCCCCAAGAAAGACCCGCAGTACGCAATCTGGCGAGACATCCTGGTCCTTGCGAACGCCGCTGACCCGGAGAACCGTGTCAAGCGAGTATCGACCTTAATGCGCCAAGTCGGCGGCATGAATGAAACGGAAGGGTCGTCGGCCGCGCATCGTTTGACGATGTCGCTAATCGAGGAAGCGACGCAGGTCGCACCTCGCTTCGGCTTCGAGGTGTCAAAAACACTGGCGGATTGGAATCTGATTGGCTGGCCGAACCGTGTTGACCTGCTCATGACGGGGATGGTGCGGCGAAGCCCTGAACTCGTCTTGGCTTGCGCGACGGTCTGGTGCGGTCTGTGTCTGCCGTTCTACATGGAACCGTACTACCGGGACCCGCACCACGTCGGTGACTTCATCGACACCGCCGCCGACGCCGCAGGACCTATACAGATTGAACCGCTCGCGCGGATGTTTTTGGCGGTGATCGAGGTAGCCAGCAGGGCACACGAGAGGGTCGGACTGCTCCAGCGCCTTCGCACCTCTGCCGGAAGACATGGGTTTTCATCTGCCGAGCTCGACGCCGCCGTAGCCCGGTGGACGTCAGAAGCGCCGGAACCTCGACACTCGTATACGCCAAGCAAGTACGACTCGGAGACCACTCTCGAGCAGCTTGAGCGCGCGTTTGAAGCGGATGGCGACGAACTGAACTACAACGCCCCGTACCGTTTCAGAGATCTGGCCGAGACGGCCCCGCTTCATCTGGTGCGGAGGATATTTGAGCGCTGGCAGGTCTTGCAGGACGACGCGCGCTGCCGCTTCCTGATGGTTAAAAGGTTGGCTGCGGCGGGGGAGGTCGAGTACGCCAAGAAGCTGATGCAAGGCTACGAGTCAAGCAAGGACCCCTGGAGTTCCTGGAGCCAGTGGATGGGTGGCGGTAAGTTCTTCTACTTTGAGGCGAAGAAGCTCTTGCAGGGACCATCCACATGCCCAGCCGCCTTCGAGAACATTGTCGATTCAGTAACGGCGGGCCAGGAGAACACCCAGTCACTGCTGACAGAGCTGGATTCGATACTGCCGGTAATCAGCGCGACGCCGGATTGGCCGGCCATCTGGTCGCTACTTGAGGAGCAGATGGCCTGCACTCGCGAGTTCCAGCTGGGGCGACCCTTCCAGCCGAGCGAGCTACCGCTCAGCGACACGGAACTTTTGGAGGATCTGCTGCACTTTGCCTATCGGCTGCCCGTTGCAGAAGTTCAGCGACACGCACGCAATTGCACGTTCAGCCTGGCAAGGCAAGCCGGACTCGGCCAAGCTTTGTTCAAGTCCCTTATGCGGCGACTTATAGCCGGCGAATTAGATGCCCCCTTGCATGCGCTCGGAACACTGCTGGCTGCTGACAGCGCGGACCTTGCCCCCGAGTTGGGCAGCGCCGTGGCTGCGTTGGTCAGTCACCGTGACATCGCAGTGGCAGAGTCAGCCGCGCTCTTGTCGCATCGTTGGAGGCAGGCTGTCCCCTTGGACGCGATACCACTGCCGCTTTTCTATCGCCTTGAACTCGAGCACCCGCCAGAGGGTGACCAGGCATTCACGGACGAAAGAACTGGTGCAATGCGCGTCGAGTCGCCGCTTGGCTGGACCGAGATGTTGCGCTCGACGGCACGTCACATCGCGAAGGCGGCAGGCATTGAGGAGATGACAGTCCGCCGACGCGCGGCGATGTTCATCCAGGATTGGGGTGGACTTGAGGCATTCGGGCCCTCTGGCACCAAAAGGCTTGAGACTCAGCTTCGCGTGCTCGACATGCAGATCACTTACCTGAAGCCCCACGCCTACATTGCCCTTGCCGCACTTCGCCACGTCGCAGGAGAACTGCGGCTGGCCGGCAAAGTGAAAGGCAGCGACATGCCCACGCTTTTGGAACGTTTGGGCTGCCCGCTTCCGCCTCGACCGCTGAAGCTCCCGCAAGTGCGCCCCGAATGGATCCGAATGCCGCTGTTGGACCGACATGCGGGTTGGTCCGGACGAGAGAAGAAGTGGGTTGAGGAGGTCGACAGC is a window of Pseudomonas sp. gcc21 DNA encoding:
- a CDS encoding ATP-binding protein, which encodes MPKKPNPSNTAAPATAPAEGERRALRGYIGQYERAGAAIYAALERDELLWIGVADRNAGIADDLVLGFDGVVVGHQFKTSKFPGTFTVETLFIGANGLLRPLVHAWQCLRKDNPGSRVEIRLVVNDFPSITDKPGDGTPPHSAAFLEELQQHPNRPLADWYTQEWSRLINHLRREAGLGDDDFDFFLHSLRVVCGAAADFIQSHKLNAEQARQASEISSVLPKLVADARDKDRWTRDELLRELGWRDPSKTLLIQRFPVGAYVQRNRDTEAKLLAALHAADQGYVSLIGPPGSGKSTLLQVALATEANIRLVRYLAYVPGAAQGVGRGEADNFLTDVGTQLRNSGLVGLRLRDDSLHERREQFGVLVQQAGERFDRDGIRTIIVVDGLDHVPREERPTNSLLGELPLPAAIPNGVVFILGTQRLDLANLKPAVREQAEKSERQVLMGPLGREEVARMADALGLPAEIPRLDLSNLSHGHPLATRYLIHALLHADEAGRKHLLSGGMPFDGDIETVYTAAWREIASDVDAMDVLGYIARAEAPVDLRLLATMVKESAIERALIVARHLLRSSSQGWSVFHNSFRLFVIAQPRTRLGSVDAEYSQRVYRDLAQLAKNAPPESAQYWLELRYRARAGDGADVLALAMPARFRQQLADGRSIAEIHADIRLALLAVRGTHDATAFSRLLLCRDEVGRRETALEYANQLPLAMLAVGDIDAALAFVQYFPSQGYEVVDALLARGDFERAKELFESLEPLSQLHTSKFQNHGHDHNITEFERWARRAVHFRDTEQIQIAIDHLAAEGLRQPEKVDPQTVAALQLHLRREAAEAMLLQKVGADPQDLCSKLGVANEDKPSVMVHAGLVASRRGDVAQALALFDAAAALPGFVEVPNGYRRRMALIAFEADRRDLAEALFDKLVAPMISMCDDETDLAGLGNLVGAVMHHARLCTLLNKPLPSATPSKHTFLHPFQQHASTIGVLLGRAAVDNASVPAGSIQDEARIALGYVLRLTSEGGSESYRIQQAFKAVPMLVPALLRLGAKRGETEYRAVLREIDAAIASSTLGGTAYLRRRLAVDAYRVDGDRVAAVDRLNALVAELQESTPSEQIDGLADLAIALAVVGDLERAKQLLATVPEQCLGYALAPKKDPQYAIWRDILVLANAADPENRVKRVSTLMRQVGGMNETEGSSAAHRLTMSLIEEATQVAPRFGFEVSKTLADWNLIGWPNRVDLLMTGMVRRSPELVLACATVWCGLCLPFYMEPYYRDPHHVGDFIDTAADAAGPIQIEPLARMFLAVIEVASRAHERVGLLQRLRTSAGRHGFSSAELDAAVARWTSEAPEPRHSYTPSKYDSETTLEQLERAFEADGDELNYNAPYRFRDLAETAPLHLVRRIFERWQVLQDDARCRFLMVKRLAAAGEVEYAKKLMQGYESSKDPWSSWSQWMGGGKFFYFEAKKLLQGPSTCPAAFENIVDSVTAGQENTQSLLTELDSILPVISATPDWPAIWSLLEEQMACTREFQLGRPFQPSELPLSDTELLEDLLHFAYRLPVAEVQRHARNCTFSLARQAGLGQALFKSLMRRLIAGELDAPLHALGTLLAADSADLAPELGSAVAALVSHRDIAVAESAALLSHRWRQAVPLDAIPLPLFYRLELEHPPEGDQAFTDERTGAMRVESPLGWTEMLRSTARHIAKAAGIEEMTVRRRAAMFIQDWGGLEAFGPSGTKRLETQLRVLDMQITYLKPHAYIALAALRHVAGELRLAGKVKGSDMPTLLERLGCPLPPRPLKLPQVRPEWIRMPLLDRHAGWSGREKKWVEEVDSDVAPFPAHHDGQVVAEVSRIKIFKPRLSEHHLYRFRAPSARTDGEDFDQCYATLPIAVWLGQHVALDNELAPTLVRRVVCSVDMGFDAAAYSLVLCPNWVMRLRWRAHDNEPSVFLDPSGDVVAQLHWWRDAGPVDIDTESLWGEGCYIVLTPVGIEEITTARGKLDLDINVVASRQIKQPSSYGQSLLKTAKNGYSL